CGCAAGGCGGTGCAGCACCCTACCGGTGGCATCGTCGAGGACATCTTCGTCAAGGATGGCGACACGGTCAAGGCCGGCCAACTGCTGGTGCGCATGAACTCCGTGCAGGCCCGCTCGCAGGCGCAAATCGCCAGCGGGCAATACATCAGCGCCCGCATGATGGAAGCGCGCCTGATGGCCGAGGCAGCCGGCGCCTCCACATTCTCGGTTCCTGAGTTGCTGGCGGACCGCAAGAGCGATCCGCAGGTGGCGGCCAATCTGGCGCTGCAAAGCCAGTTGATGACGTCCCGCCAGATGGCGCTGCGCAGCGAACTGGCCGCCGTCGACGAAAATATCGCCGGTATCAAGATCCAGATCCAGACGCTGCAAGAATCGCGCGAGAGCAAGAAGCTGCAACTGGGCCTGCTGAAGGAGCAGCTTGGCAATATGCGCGACCTGGCGCGCGAAGGTTATGTGCCGCGCAACCGCCAGATCGACCTGGAGCGCACTTATGCACAGCTGTCCGCCGACTTTTCGCAGGACGTTGGTAATATCGCCCGCGCCCAGCGCCAAGTGATGGAGCTGAGCCTGCGCCGCAGCCAGCGGGTCCAGGAACAGCAGAGGGAGATACAGACGCAGCTGGCGGACACCCGCAAGGAAGCAAACGGCCTGGCCGCTCGCCTGCAGGCGCTGGAATTCGAGGTCGCCAATGCCGAGGTGAAGGCGCCGGTCGATGGCGCGGTGGTGGGTTTGTCCGTGTTTACCCGCGGTGGCGTTGTTGCGCCAGGCTTCAAGATGATGGATATCGTCCCGTCCAACGATGCCATGGTCGTGGACGGCCAGTTGGCAGTCAACCTGGTCGACAAGGTGCACGTGGGCCTGCCGGTGGAATTGATGTTCTCGGCGTTTAATACCAACAAGACGCCGCATATTCCTGGTGTCGTCACGGCTGTCTCGGCCGACCGTACTGTCGACGAACGCAGTGGCGTGCCTTACTACAAGATCACGGCGCGCGTGACGCCCGAGGGACAACGCCTGATTGCCGCGCACAAAATGGACGTGCAATCCGGTATGCCGGTGGAACTGTTCGTCAAGACCGGTGAGCGCACGATGATGAATTATCTGTTGAAACCGATTATCGACCGCTCCAAGAGC
This is a stretch of genomic DNA from Pseudoduganella chitinolytica. It encodes these proteins:
- a CDS encoding HlyD family type I secretion periplasmic adaptor subunit, which gives rise to MKLIGNKADTSDAVTHDVEPYEVNTNAGAYTRAGWLIILLGLGTFLLWAFLAPLDKGVPLSGTVAKESNRKAVQHPTGGIVEDIFVKDGDTVKAGQLLVRMNSVQARSQAQIASGQYISARMMEARLMAEAAGASTFSVPELLADRKSDPQVAANLALQSQLMTSRQMALRSELAAVDENIAGIKIQIQTLQESRESKKLQLGLLKEQLGNMRDLAREGYVPRNRQIDLERTYAQLSADFSQDVGNIARAQRQVMELSLRRSQRVQEQQREIQTQLADTRKEANGLAARLQALEFEVANAEVKAPVDGAVVGLSVFTRGGVVAPGFKMMDIVPSNDAMVVDGQLAVNLVDKVHVGLPVELMFSAFNTNKTPHIPGVVTAVSADRTVDERSGVPYYKITARVTPEGQRLIAAHKMDVQSGMPVELFVKTGERTMMNYLLKPIIDRSKSALSED